The Prunus persica cultivar Lovell chromosome G8, Prunus_persica_NCBIv2, whole genome shotgun sequence genome includes a region encoding these proteins:
- the LOC18767213 gene encoding 7-deoxyloganetin glucosyltransferase, translating to MSSMMKPHAVCIPLPAQGHINPMLKLAKLLHFKGFYITFVHTEFNYNRLLQSRGSDALNGAEDFQFETISDGLPPTNQRGILDLPELCRAMPVEGQRSFRDLIKRLNKASLWSDAPAVGCIISDGVMGFTFQVAQEFGIPEMLLFTPSGCGMLGYLHYEDLVERGYFPLKDDSDLSTGFLDTVIDWIPAMEGIRLKDLPTFLRTTNRDDTMFNYNIQAIEIAMKAQGVILNTFDELEKEFLDVITTKFPQLYTIGPLSLLQHHMSTTHHLDSIDSNLWKEDKKCLDWLDKREPQSVVYVNYGSLVIMTKEQLAEFAWGLANSKYPFLWVIRPNLVDGGEEILSNEDFMEETKKRGLFLEWGPQEELLKHPSIGGFLTHCGWNSTLESICEGVPLICWPFFAEQQTNCFYLCNKWGFGMEIDTKVKREKVKRLVRELMEGEKGKKMREKAMEWKKKAEAATRTGGSSYTNFDMLVKQLKQEPIGLEDLS from the exons ATGAGCTCTATGATGAAGCCTCATGCAGTTTGTATCCCTCTTCCAGCTCAAGGCCACATAAACCCAATGCTCAAACTTGCAAAGCTTCTCCATTTCAAAGGATTCTATATAACCTTCGTCCACACAGAGTTCAACTACAATCGCTTACTTCAATCTAGAGGCTCAGATGCTCTCAATGGCGCAGAGGATTTCCAGTTCGAAACTATATCCGATGGCTTGCCACCGACGAACCAACGAGGGATACTTGACCTCCCAGAGTTGTGCAGAGCCATGCCAGTTGAGGGCCAGCGTTCATTCAGAGACCTCATCAAAAGACTCAACAAGGCTTCTTTGTGGTCGGATGCGCCAGCTGTAGGTTGTATTATTTCTGATGGAGTGATGGGCTTTACCTTTCAAGTTGCTCAAGAATTTGGCATCCCGGAGATGCTTCTATTTACACCTAGTGGTTGTGGTATGTTGGGGTATCTACACTACGAAGATCTAGTAGAAAGAGGTTATTTTCCATTGAAAG ATGATAGCGACTTAAGTACTGGCTTTCTTGATACCGTGATTGATTGGATACCTGCAATGGAAGGAATTCGATTGAAAGATCTCCCCACCTTCCTCCGAACAACGAATCGTGATGATACAATGTTCAACTACAACATACAAGCAATAGAGATTGCCATGAAAGCTCAAGGTGTGATCCTCAACACATTTGATGAATTGGAGAAAGAATTCTTGGATGTGATCACAACAAAGTTCCCCCAGCTTTACACCATTGGTCCACTATCACTCCTTCAACACCACATGTCCACAACACATCACTTGGACTCAATTGATTCAAATTTGTGGAAGGAAGACAAGAAATGCTTGGACTGGTTAGATAAGAGAGAGCCTCAATCAGTGGTGTATGTCAACTATGGAAGCCTAGTAATAATGACTAAAGAACAATTGGCTGAGTTTGCTTGGGGACTTGCCAATAGCAAATATCCATTTTTATGGGTCATTAGGCCAAATCTTGTagatggtggagaggagaTTTTATCAAATGAAGATTTCATGGAGGAGACAAAGAAAAGAGGCTTGTTTTTGGAATGGGGTCCACAAGAGGAACTTCTTAAGCATCCTTCAATTGGAGGCTTTTTAACACATTGTGGTTGGAATTCAACTTTGGAAAGCATTTGTGAGGGAGTGCCATTAATTTGTTGGCCTTTTTTTGCAGAGCAACAAACCAActgcttttatttatgtaataAGTGGGGGTTTGGGATGGAGATTGACACAaaagtgaagagagagaaggtgaAGAGGCTTGTGAGAGAGTTGATGGAGGGTGAGAAAGGGAAGAAGATGAGGGAAAAGGCTATGGAATGGAAGAAGAAGGCAGAAGCAGCTACAAGAACTGGTGGATCTTCTTACACTAACTTTGATATGTTGGTTAAGCAGCTCAAACAAGAGCCCATTGGCTTGGAGGACTTGTCATAG